A single region of the Candidatus Protochlamydia amoebophila UWE25 genome encodes:
- a CDS encoding amino acid permease, whose protein sequence is MQTSITKRPRNVGPFQAAALLYGDWGTSKAYVIGLAFAIAGYSSFWLILAVCVLIAFVGINYITICKFSPTGGGVYASARRKSEVLALIGAFFLIADYLITAGLSSLSCFEYLGVEHPAYWAIGSIVCIGAFNFFGPRHTGNLALGIAVFTFITVLILALLSLPFLKDAIDSIKPLEGGILKNWNSFVGIIVALSGVEAIANTTGVMKLDLGSTDAHPSVHQTSKKAILWVMIEVCLFTGLFGLAMNAIPHLQFIDGHIVTPDGTNIRDAMLRYMGNYFVTNQWGSESIGYFVGYAISLAFAILLLSAVNTAINALISLMFVMSRDGEMPAVFQKLNAFGVPIVPLLIATGAASFVLIFVHDVAALADLYAVGFVGAIATNLGVNAYDSTIPMSKWERSFMSLTFFVMIIIEITLLIDKPNARFFAIYIMAVGLVLRALVIEHRQKQWASKKVTLKHASLYTDDTRASLHHGAILCAVRTIGKTLNFSLQEAKKQGQPLYILFIREQKIVTDEDKNRTWLDDHEACRIFDYAKESSHEMTIKFFYVVSASPVNSIVDMAEKLQVSRIILGRPRHSTLLQMLRGNIVQEVSEVLTPNIDLLVIS, encoded by the coding sequence ATGCAAACATCAATTACTAAAAGACCTCGCAACGTTGGCCCCTTTCAAGCAGCAGCTCTCTTATATGGAGACTGGGGAACAAGTAAAGCTTATGTCATTGGATTGGCATTTGCGATAGCAGGTTATAGTTCATTTTGGCTGATTTTAGCTGTTTGTGTGTTAATTGCTTTTGTAGGAATTAACTATATTACGATTTGTAAATTTAGCCCCACAGGAGGGGGAGTTTATGCTTCAGCGAGAAGGAAATCGGAAGTATTGGCTCTAATAGGAGCTTTTTTTTTAATTGCTGATTATCTCATTACTGCAGGACTAAGTTCTTTATCCTGTTTTGAATACCTGGGTGTAGAGCATCCCGCTTATTGGGCAATCGGCTCTATTGTATGCATTGGAGCTTTTAATTTTTTTGGGCCGCGCCATACAGGTAATCTTGCCTTAGGAATTGCTGTTTTTACTTTTATAACAGTTCTTATTTTAGCCCTTTTGTCTCTCCCTTTTTTGAAAGATGCGATTGATTCTATCAAACCTCTTGAAGGGGGGATTCTCAAAAACTGGAATAGCTTTGTGGGAATTATTGTTGCATTATCGGGTGTAGAGGCCATCGCTAATACAACAGGTGTGATGAAGCTTGATTTAGGCAGTACAGATGCTCATCCTTCAGTCCATCAGACATCTAAAAAAGCTATTTTATGGGTCATGATCGAAGTTTGTCTTTTTACAGGCCTATTTGGCCTTGCCATGAATGCAATTCCACATTTACAGTTTATTGATGGTCATATTGTGACACCTGATGGAACCAATATTCGTGATGCGATGCTTCGTTATATGGGAAATTATTTTGTAACGAATCAATGGGGATCTGAATCGATTGGTTATTTTGTTGGTTATGCTATTAGCTTAGCTTTTGCCATTTTGCTCCTTTCCGCGGTTAATACAGCTATTAATGCACTGATTTCATTAATGTTTGTGATGTCTCGTGATGGAGAAATGCCTGCTGTATTTCAAAAACTTAATGCCTTTGGAGTTCCTATTGTTCCACTCTTAATTGCAACAGGTGCTGCTTCGTTTGTTCTTATTTTTGTACATGATGTTGCTGCTTTAGCGGATCTTTATGCTGTGGGATTTGTAGGAGCCATTGCGACTAATTTAGGCGTTAATGCTTATGATTCCACAATTCCCATGAGTAAATGGGAGAGAAGTTTCATGTCGTTAACATTTTTTGTGATGATTATCATTGAAATCACTCTTTTGATAGATAAACCTAACGCTCGCTTTTTTGCGATTTATATCATGGCTGTTGGTTTAGTGTTACGCGCATTGGTGATTGAACATCGGCAAAAACAGTGGGCATCAAAAAAGGTGACCCTAAAGCATGCTTCACTATACACTGATGATACGCGAGCTTCTTTACATCATGGAGCAATTTTATGCGCTGTTAGAACTATAGGCAAAACGTTAAATTTTTCTCTTCAAGAAGCCAAAAAACAGGGGCAACCTCTTTATATCTTGTTTATTAGGGAACAAAAAATTGTGACAGATGAAGATAAAAATCGGACTTGGCTTGATGATCATGAGGCTTGCCGAATTTTTGATTATGCAAAAGAAAGCTCTCATGAAATGACAATTAAATTTTTTTATGTTGTGAGTGCTTCACCTGTTAACTCAATTGTCGATATGGCCGAAAAACTGCAAGTGTCTAGAATTATTTTAGGTAGGCCGCGACACAGTACGTTGCTACAGATGCTCAGAGGTAATATTGTGCAAGAAGTTTCTGAAGTTCTTACCCCCAATATTGACCTTTTAGTTATCTCTTAA
- a CDS encoding metal ABC transporter permease, with product MLFNTSFYNPYHDKNFLEFFWQLLVRLMQGIIGQLPFDHLVSDEIQILVLSGVAASSALIGTFLVLRRMTMLANSLSHTILIGIVLAYFFSSAASTSGHGLITMQAMLIASLVTGFLTAFLTEFLIKTGGLQEDASVGLVFTSFFALGVILVTVLIRDAHIGTEAVMGNADALHSKDIYWVYLVLIINLILITVFFKIFQLTTFDPYLAFALGFSPNLFNYLLMAQVSITSITAFRAIGVILVLAFMTGPVLTARLFTHRLRTLLAYAVLIGILTAFSGVALTRHILTVYGIALSTSGVVVTLILMIYLIALIIAPEQGLFVRWVQHNKMRHSVSE from the coding sequence ATGTTGTTTAATACCTCATTTTATAATCCATACCACGATAAAAATTTTTTGGAGTTTTTTTGGCAATTGCTAGTTAGACTGATGCAAGGGATAATCGGGCAATTACCTTTCGATCATTTAGTGTCTGATGAAATTCAAATCTTGGTTTTATCTGGTGTAGCAGCATCATCTGCTCTGATTGGGACTTTTTTGGTACTCAGGCGGATGACTATGTTAGCTAATTCATTGTCGCATACAATCTTGATTGGAATTGTGCTAGCTTATTTTTTTAGCTCGGCCGCATCTACAAGTGGGCATGGTTTGATTACTATGCAAGCCATGTTGATTGCTTCTTTAGTAACTGGTTTTTTAACAGCTTTCCTAACAGAGTTTTTGATTAAAACAGGTGGTTTACAAGAAGATGCGAGCGTAGGCCTTGTTTTTACAAGTTTTTTTGCTTTAGGAGTTATTCTTGTGACTGTTTTAATTCGAGATGCTCATATAGGGACAGAAGCGGTCATGGGTAATGCTGATGCGCTTCATTCAAAAGACATCTATTGGGTTTATCTTGTTTTAATCATTAATCTTATTTTGATCACTGTTTTTTTTAAGATTTTTCAGTTGACAACTTTTGATCCATATTTAGCTTTTGCACTCGGTTTTTCTCCAAACTTATTCAATTATTTATTAATGGCTCAGGTTTCTATTACCTCTATTACAGCATTTCGAGCCATTGGAGTCATTTTAGTTTTAGCTTTTATGACAGGTCCCGTTTTAACAGCTCGCCTTTTCACTCATCGTCTTCGTACATTGCTGGCTTATGCTGTGTTGATTGGCATATTAACAGCTTTCTCAGGAGTTGCTTTAACAAGACATATTTTAACTGTTTATGGAATAGCCTTATCCACGTCTGGCGTTGTCGTTACTTTAATTCTAATGATTTATCTCATTGCTTTAATCATAGCACCTGAGCAAGGGCTGTTTGTTCGTTGGGTTCAGCATAACAAAATGAGACATTCTGTTTCAGAGTAG
- a CDS encoding site-2 protease family protein: MVVSILYVILAILGLSFLIFIHELGHYYMARRLGMKVETFSIGFGRPIYSWERDGVKWQVGWLLFGGYVKIAGMDISDQKDLYDIQDGFFGKSPWDRIKVAFMGPFVNIVFALLAFSALWLAGGREKKFSEYTSKIGWIDPKSELYVKGVRPGDEITSYNGQIFQGSKDHLSAPMTSTSDIEIAGNYVNFMTKEKTPFRYTVKTYPHPSALEKDILTAGILNSANYVVYDRFSNGEENPLPEGSPMKYSGIEYGDRIVWIDGLPVYSLQQLSHILNDSKALVTIQRGQETLLRRIPRIRVEELKLDSEVREELIDWQFEAELNGTKIQKLFTIPYNLNNECVVEGFVKFIDKEKELEAFPSNPFSILETPLEVGDIILAVDGIQVSYSFEILSRLQQKRVNVIVERSKQPTLVPSWKLADQLFDEEFNPNDLEKLVSQIGLTNEPKSIGNLYLLDPIVPKMRKNFDLNEESQVAFIAELEAQRKEIESIEDPEKRAHARLLLENRDNQLLLGLPAVKDKSVNYNPNPLVLFNKVFEEIWHTLKALFTGSLNPKWMSGPIGIVQVVHDHSMVSWKEAVFWLGAISLNLGFLNLLPLPVLDGGTICFALYELITGRRLKSKTIEKLIIPFAILLIGFFIFLTYHDLSRLLHTFFH; encoded by the coding sequence ATGGTTGTCAGTATTCTTTATGTGATCTTAGCTATTCTAGGCTTAAGCTTTTTGATTTTTATCCATGAATTAGGCCATTACTATATGGCTCGTCGATTGGGAATGAAAGTAGAGACTTTTTCGATTGGCTTCGGAAGACCTATTTATTCGTGGGAAAGAGATGGTGTCAAATGGCAAGTTGGTTGGTTGTTATTTGGAGGTTATGTCAAAATTGCTGGCATGGATATCTCTGATCAAAAAGACCTTTATGACATCCAAGATGGTTTTTTTGGAAAAAGCCCATGGGATAGAATTAAAGTAGCTTTTATGGGCCCTTTCGTGAACATCGTATTTGCATTGTTAGCCTTTAGTGCTCTTTGGTTGGCCGGTGGGCGTGAGAAAAAATTTAGTGAATATACTAGTAAAATTGGTTGGATAGATCCGAAATCTGAATTATATGTAAAAGGAGTTCGACCTGGTGATGAAATTACAAGTTACAACGGACAAATTTTTCAAGGCTCAAAAGACCATTTGTCAGCCCCAATGACTTCAACGAGTGATATTGAAATAGCTGGTAATTATGTCAATTTTATGACAAAAGAAAAAACTCCTTTTCGTTATACTGTCAAAACATATCCTCATCCTAGTGCTCTTGAAAAAGACATTTTGACAGCCGGAATTTTGAATTCTGCTAATTATGTTGTGTATGATCGTTTCTCTAATGGGGAAGAAAATCCATTGCCAGAAGGGTCTCCTATGAAATATAGCGGAATTGAATATGGCGATCGAATTGTTTGGATAGATGGCTTACCAGTTTATTCCCTTCAACAACTTTCTCATATTTTAAATGATTCTAAGGCATTGGTGACTATCCAACGCGGACAAGAAACACTTTTGCGTCGTATCCCTAGAATTCGTGTGGAAGAACTTAAGCTGGATTCAGAAGTAAGGGAAGAATTGATCGATTGGCAATTTGAAGCAGAATTAAACGGAACAAAAATTCAAAAATTATTTACGATTCCTTACAACCTTAACAATGAATGTGTAGTGGAAGGTTTTGTGAAATTTATCGATAAGGAAAAAGAGTTAGAGGCATTTCCTTCTAATCCGTTTTCAATTTTGGAAACTCCTTTAGAAGTAGGGGATATTATTTTAGCTGTAGATGGTATTCAAGTGAGCTATTCATTTGAAATTTTATCTCGACTACAACAAAAACGAGTCAACGTGATTGTCGAGCGTTCGAAACAGCCTACTTTAGTTCCTTCATGGAAATTAGCTGATCAGCTTTTTGATGAAGAATTTAACCCAAACGATTTAGAAAAACTTGTTTCTCAAATAGGTTTAACAAATGAACCTAAATCTATCGGAAACCTTTATTTACTCGACCCAATTGTACCAAAAATGCGAAAGAATTTTGATTTAAATGAAGAAAGTCAAGTCGCATTTATTGCAGAATTAGAAGCGCAACGTAAAGAAATTGAAAGTATTGAAGATCCTGAAAAAAGAGCCCATGCCCGACTTTTACTTGAAAATAGAGATAATCAACTACTTTTAGGACTACCTGCTGTCAAGGATAAATCAGTTAATTACAACCCTAATCCTTTAGTTTTATTTAACAAGGTATTCGAAGAAATTTGGCATACCCTGAAAGCTTTATTTACAGGATCTTTAAATCCGAAATGGATGAGCGGTCCGATTGGGATTGTGCAAGTTGTCCACGATCATTCCATGGTTAGTTGGAAAGAAGCAGTATTTTGGTTAGGAGCAATTAGCTTGAATCTAGGCTTTTTAAATCTTTTACCTTTACCAGTATTAGACGGAGGAACTATTTGCTTTGCTCTTTATGAATTGATCACAGGGCGTCGCTTAAAATCTAAAACAATAGAAAAATTGATCATTCCATTTGCCATTTTGTTAATCGGATTTTTTATTTTTCTAACTTATCATGATTTAAGTCGACTTCTTCATACTTTCTTCCATTAG
- a CDS encoding iron chelate uptake ABC transporter family permease subunit produces the protein MYSPFSFFIDPVLRAPTIGCMLMSLTASMIGVVIFLRKQVLAGETLSHASYPGVIIGILLAGFFSVEETDELRLALFTLTGAFATSLVGVGFVQFLEKKIKVTSDAALCFVLSTFFGVGLMLTSEVQFTYTSLYKQISTYLYGQAATMTDIHIMVYGSLLLVVITIISWLYKEIQILTFDRQYAKSLGIHVRTIEILIFILLTLTVIIGIRSVGVVLMSAMLVAPAVAARQFTNKFSMMLILSGFFGLLSGFLGNYLSVQITDLLASYYPSSRLVLPTGPMIVIVASFICLLALLFAPERGLLIRLIRIGYFHYECTCENLLKTIWRLSPDIVVRFDQLIKYQPSSPLYLIFVLHRMKHNGWIQFNRDNTYQLTQDGQLRAAKIIRLHRLWEVYLVEYLGARTERVHHNAEEMEHILTPELEKELTELLHDPKHDPHRQPIPSKEGMHVV, from the coding sequence GTGTACTCTCCATTTTCTTTTTTCATTGATCCTGTTTTACGAGCTCCAACGATAGGTTGTATGTTAATGAGTTTAACGGCAAGCATGATTGGAGTTGTGATTTTTTTACGAAAACAAGTTCTCGCAGGAGAAACGTTATCTCATGCATCTTATCCTGGTGTGATTATAGGAATTTTGTTAGCAGGTTTTTTTTCGGTAGAAGAAACCGATGAATTACGTTTAGCTTTGTTTACCTTAACAGGAGCTTTTGCAACCTCTTTAGTCGGAGTGGGTTTCGTACAATTTCTCGAAAAAAAAATAAAAGTGACAAGTGATGCAGCTCTTTGTTTTGTTCTTTCGACTTTTTTTGGGGTGGGGTTGATGCTGACAAGTGAAGTACAATTCACCTATACATCTTTGTATAAACAGATCTCCACTTATTTGTATGGTCAAGCCGCTACCATGACAGATATTCATATTATGGTTTATGGGAGTTTGTTGCTAGTCGTTATTACGATAATCAGCTGGCTTTATAAAGAAATACAAATTTTAACTTTTGATAGACAATATGCAAAAAGCTTAGGTATTCACGTTAGGACAATTGAAATTCTCATTTTTATCTTACTTACGTTGACGGTTATTATTGGAATTAGGTCTGTGGGTGTAGTTTTGATGTCGGCGATGCTTGTCGCTCCGGCAGTTGCAGCTAGACAATTTACAAACAAATTTTCAATGATGCTCATTCTTTCAGGATTTTTTGGATTATTAAGCGGTTTCTTGGGCAATTATCTATCTGTCCAAATAACTGATTTACTTGCAAGTTATTATCCTTCTTCACGTCTCGTGTTACCAACAGGCCCTATGATTGTCATTGTGGCTTCGTTTATTTGTTTATTAGCCTTATTATTCGCTCCCGAACGAGGATTACTGATCCGGCTTATTAGAATTGGTTATTTTCATTATGAATGCACATGCGAAAATTTACTGAAAACAATTTGGAGGTTGAGTCCGGACATTGTTGTTCGTTTTGACCAGTTAATCAAATATCAGCCTTCTTCGCCTTTATACTTAATATTTGTTTTGCATCGAATGAAACATAATGGATGGATTCAGTTTAATAGAGATAATACTTATCAACTGACTCAAGATGGACAATTAAGAGCAGCTAAAATTATACGGTTACATCGTTTATGGGAAGTTTATTTAGTGGAATATTTAGGGGCACGAACAGAAAGAGTCCATCATAATGCCGAAGAAATGGAACATATTTTAACTCCAGAATTAGAAAAAGAATTAACTGAACTTTTACATGATCCTAAGCACGATCCTCATAGACAACCTATTCCATCTAAGGAAGGGATGCATGTTGTTTAA
- a CDS encoding DUF971 domain-containing protein, which translates to MNLPIAINQILQKDNHTFLVIWSDGKKQEFRLSQLQEKCPCANCRDKNKGNRLLNLTSVKEDVKAFSIRNVGRYALQIHFNTGCSMGIYSFEMLRQMEKE; encoded by the coding sequence ATGAATTTACCTATCGCTATTAATCAAATTCTTCAAAAAGATAATCATACTTTTTTAGTTATTTGGAGCGATGGAAAAAAACAGGAATTTCGCTTGAGTCAATTACAAGAAAAATGTCCGTGTGCGAATTGTCGGGATAAAAACAAGGGGAATAGATTGTTGAATCTTACAAGTGTTAAGGAAGATGTTAAAGCTTTTTCAATTCGCAATGTGGGTCGCTATGCATTACAAATTCACTTCAATACAGGATGTTCCATGGGAATTTATAGTTTTGAAATGCTTCGGCAAATGGAGAAAGAATGA
- a CDS encoding 1-deoxy-D-xylulose-5-phosphate reductoisomerase translates to MKHIAILGSTGSIGKNTLQVARHLKERIKVVAIAARENIDLLEAQSKEFCPDIIAVFNNAKAYELQKRLPGKTVLAGMEGLLAAASYSEADLVISAMTGTMGLQPTIEAIKAGKDVGLANKEALVSGGAIIMKLVKEKNINLLPIDSEHSAIFQCLNGEALKSVQRIILTSSGGPFRTWTQEQLETVTVEQALNHPTWSMGPKVTIDSSTLMNKGLEVIEAFWLFDVSPEQIDVIVHPQSIIHSLVEFCDGSMLAQMSEPNMIVPIQYSLTYPDRAPGLFKPFDFMKNSKLEFFEPNKKTFRCLALAYEALKCGGTLPCYMNAANEVLVERFLKGELSWKNIGIQLEKLMDQHASISVDSLETILAVDALAREEAARSKLISTK, encoded by the coding sequence ATGAAACATATTGCCATTTTAGGTAGCACAGGCTCAATTGGAAAAAACACTTTGCAAGTGGCTCGCCATTTGAAAGAACGGATTAAAGTCGTCGCGATTGCTGCTCGAGAAAATATTGATTTATTAGAGGCTCAATCGAAAGAATTTTGTCCTGATATTATTGCTGTTTTTAATAATGCTAAGGCTTATGAATTACAAAAGCGTTTGCCAGGAAAAACGGTATTGGCAGGGATGGAAGGTCTATTAGCTGCTGCTTCTTATTCTGAGGCAGATCTTGTTATTTCCGCTATGACTGGGACAATGGGGCTTCAACCTACTATTGAAGCCATTAAAGCAGGAAAAGATGTTGGTTTAGCGAATAAAGAGGCTCTCGTCTCTGGCGGCGCAATAATCATGAAATTAGTAAAAGAGAAAAACATTAATCTTTTACCGATCGATAGCGAACATAGCGCCATTTTTCAATGTTTAAATGGAGAGGCTCTTAAGTCAGTCCAGCGTATTATTTTGACCTCTTCTGGAGGACCTTTTAGAACTTGGACTCAAGAACAATTAGAAACTGTAACAGTTGAGCAAGCTCTAAATCATCCAACTTGGAGTATGGGGCCTAAAGTCACAATTGATTCATCAACTTTAATGAACAAGGGTTTAGAGGTTATTGAGGCATTTTGGTTATTTGATGTATCGCCAGAACAAATTGATGTTATTGTTCATCCCCAAAGTATTATTCATAGTCTTGTGGAATTTTGCGACGGTTCTATGTTGGCTCAAATGAGCGAGCCAAACATGATTGTTCCCATTCAATATTCGCTGACGTATCCTGACCGAGCTCCGGGTCTCTTTAAGCCATTTGATTTTATGAAAAATAGTAAATTAGAATTTTTTGAGCCCAATAAAAAAACTTTCCGTTGTTTAGCTCTTGCTTATGAAGCATTGAAATGCGGAGGGACTCTTCCGTGTTATATGAATGCTGCCAATGAAGTGCTCGTAGAGCGTTTTTTAAAAGGGGAATTGAGCTGGAAAAATATTGGAATTCAATTAGAAAAACTTATGGATCAACATGCATCGATTTCGGTTGATTCTTTAGAAACGATTTTAGCAGTAGATGCTCTTGCTCGGGAAGAGGCTGCAAGGTCTAAACTAATATCAACGAAATAG
- a CDS encoding Mrp/NBP35 family ATP-binding protein encodes MPLEMYQAIPPLASIKSTIGIAAGKGGVGKSTVTVNLALALKGLGYRIGIMDTDLYGPSIRKMLPEDRLPSQKGEIIQPALCNGIKMISMAYFRKETEATAVRAPIANRLISQFINQVAWGELDYLLIDFPPGTGDIQITLSQKSHLTGALLVTTPQEVALLDVQKAMSLFNQVKVPIVGIVENMSYYVDPHSNEPVYLFGKEGGKRLARETGYPCLGQIPLDPLVGTCGDKGKSLFSMDSQSEKAVTLAFIQLAQLLVEQVESIQNQMNTTLSNVELVWKEMKHI; translated from the coding sequence ATGCCTTTAGAAATGTATCAAGCTATTCCACCTTTAGCTTCTATTAAATCGACTATCGGTATCGCAGCTGGAAAAGGGGGGGTAGGAAAGTCAACTGTTACTGTTAATTTAGCGCTAGCTTTAAAAGGTCTGGGATATCGTATAGGTATCATGGATACAGATCTTTATGGTCCATCCATCAGGAAAATGTTGCCTGAAGATCGCTTACCTTCTCAAAAAGGAGAAATCATTCAACCTGCGCTCTGCAACGGAATTAAAATGATTTCAATGGCTTATTTTAGAAAAGAGACAGAAGCGACTGCTGTAAGAGCACCTATTGCCAATAGACTAATTTCTCAGTTTATTAATCAGGTAGCTTGGGGTGAGCTAGACTATTTATTGATAGATTTTCCTCCTGGCACAGGTGATATTCAAATTACTCTAAGTCAAAAATCTCATTTAACAGGGGCCTTATTGGTAACGACACCACAAGAAGTAGCTCTTTTAGATGTGCAGAAAGCTATGTCGCTGTTCAATCAAGTTAAAGTACCAATTGTTGGTATCGTCGAAAATATGAGTTATTATGTAGACCCCCATTCAAATGAGCCTGTTTATTTATTTGGAAAAGAGGGGGGGAAGCGGTTAGCTCGCGAAACTGGCTACCCTTGTTTAGGGCAGATACCTTTAGATCCTTTGGTGGGAACTTGTGGGGATAAAGGGAAATCTTTGTTCTCCATGGATTCTCAATCTGAAAAAGCTGTTACTCTAGCGTTTATTCAATTAGCTCAGTTGCTTGTTGAACAAGTAGAATCTATCCAAAATCAAATGAATACGACTTTGTCAAATGTCGAGCTTGTTTGGAAGGAAATGAAACATATATGA
- a CDS encoding metal ABC transporter ATP-binding protein encodes MNKTLPNPVSVLPALQVTQMSVNYGKTSALWDISLKIPQGMLVGIVGPNGAGKSTLIKAVLGLIQPISGHVEFFGQPLKQVRQRIAYVPQKESVDWDFPVTVKELVLMGRYGRLGLWRRPREADRIAAEHYLNIVGMSAYADRQISQLSGGQQQRVFLARALLQEADIYFMDEPFAGVDLTTETVIIQLLQQLRLKGKTVFVVHHDLSTVESYFNWVIMLNIRLITCGPVEDVFIPQNLHATYGKSYALFDEALKLSLQKQTGLKIQAKE; translated from the coding sequence ATGAATAAAACTTTACCAAACCCAGTTTCTGTTTTACCAGCCTTACAAGTTACTCAAATGTCAGTTAATTATGGTAAAACATCAGCTTTATGGGATATTTCTTTAAAAATTCCACAAGGAATGTTAGTGGGCATTGTGGGGCCAAATGGAGCAGGTAAAAGTACGCTTATTAAAGCTGTGCTTGGACTAATTCAACCTATTTCTGGACATGTAGAATTTTTTGGACAACCACTAAAACAGGTTCGTCAACGGATTGCTTACGTTCCTCAAAAAGAGTCTGTAGATTGGGATTTTCCTGTGACTGTGAAAGAACTTGTATTAATGGGACGCTATGGACGTTTAGGTTTATGGCGCCGGCCAAGGGAAGCTGATCGAATTGCAGCCGAACATTATTTGAATATTGTAGGAATGAGCGCCTATGCAGATCGTCAAATTAGTCAATTATCGGGTGGACAGCAGCAAAGAGTGTTCTTAGCCCGAGCTTTGCTGCAAGAAGCCGATATTTATTTTATGGATGAACCTTTTGCTGGAGTGGATTTAACTACAGAAACCGTTATTATACAATTATTACAACAGCTGCGTTTGAAGGGCAAAACGGTTTTTGTTGTTCATCATGATTTAAGTACTGTAGAAAGTTATTTTAATTGGGTAATAATGTTAAATATTAGACTTATTACTTGTGGACCTGTCGAAGATGTTTTTATTCCACAAAATTTGCATGCCACCTATGGGAAAAGCTACGCTTTATTTGATGAAGCTTTAAAACTGTCGTTACAAAAACAAACAGGATTAAAAATTCAGGCTAAGGAATAA
- a CDS encoding metal ABC transporter solute-binding protein, Zn/Mn family: MRQYLLVVLSFVGLLALISCSKVTHSKRHAEFQQWIHANDKIKVLSTTAMINDLVQKVGGDRVDTFTLIQGELDPHSYQLVKGDDEKLMFAHLIFYNGLGLEHGPSLHYHLVENPKAYALGDWVEKQDPLAIIYVNGQKDPHLWMDISLWLKTIPLIVERLSEQDPLHADLFRKNANEFQKEMLKVHEEVKEMIGQIPAEKRFMVTSHDAFNYFTRAYLAEGNERETGEWSKRFAAPEGLAPESQLSVTDIKMIINYLKKNHISVVFPESNVSRDSIRKIVQAGQEEGLRVEMACCPLYGDAMGKPGSDGDSYLKMIKYNAKILTRYMNENISFDK, translated from the coding sequence ATGAGACAGTATCTTCTTGTTGTTTTAAGTTTCGTGGGACTATTAGCATTAATAAGCTGTTCTAAAGTTACACATTCTAAAAGGCACGCTGAATTCCAACAATGGATCCATGCAAATGATAAAATCAAAGTTTTAAGCACAACAGCGATGATTAATGATTTGGTACAAAAAGTCGGTGGTGATCGAGTTGACACATTCACTCTCATTCAAGGAGAATTAGATCCTCATTCTTACCAATTAGTAAAAGGAGATGATGAAAAATTAATGTTTGCTCATCTGATTTTCTATAATGGGCTTGGTTTGGAGCACGGACCTAGTTTGCATTATCATTTAGTTGAAAATCCTAAAGCTTATGCTCTTGGAGACTGGGTTGAGAAGCAAGATCCTTTAGCTATTATTTATGTCAATGGACAAAAAGATCCCCATCTATGGATGGATATTTCTTTATGGTTGAAAACAATTCCTTTAATTGTTGAAAGATTGAGCGAGCAAGATCCTTTACATGCCGACCTATTTCGTAAAAACGCCAATGAATTTCAAAAAGAAATGTTGAAAGTTCATGAAGAAGTGAAAGAAATGATAGGGCAGATTCCAGCTGAAAAACGCTTCATGGTTACGAGCCATGATGCATTTAATTATTTTACTAGAGCTTATTTAGCTGAAGGTAATGAAAGAGAAACAGGGGAGTGGAGTAAAAGATTTGCTGCCCCTGAAGGGCTTGCTCCTGAAAGTCAGCTAAGTGTCACAGATATTAAAATGATTATTAATTACCTGAAAAAGAATCATATTTCTGTTGTTTTTCCAGAATCTAATGTGAGTCGGGATTCTATTCGAAAAATTGTTCAAGCTGGCCAGGAAGAAGGGCTTCGTGTGGAAATGGCTTGCTGTCCTTTATACGGAGACGCTATGGGGAAACCAGGTTCAGATGGAGATAGTTATTTAAAAATGATTAAGTATAATGCTAAAATATTAACCAGGTATATGAATGAAAATATTTCATTCGATAAGTGA